The sequence below is a genomic window from Thermoplasmata archaeon.
ATAAAGGGCATATGAAACTTCTAGATAAGGCATTTGAAATTGGAGATTTTGTGTTTATCGGATTAACTTCAGACCTGTATGTTAGAGATCACAAGATATTGAATATACTTTCTTATGAAGATCGTGAAAGTGCGTTAAAGCAAGTGGTTGAAAAATATGGAAAAAAGTATGTGATAGTGCCCATAAATGATAAATATGGAGCTTCTATAAGCTCTGATTTTGATGTGATCGTGGTAAGCAGGGAAACATATAAAACTGCAATTGAAATCAATAAAATCAGAGCAAATAAAAATCTAAAACCTTTAAACATCGTTACTGTGGATTATATAATGGCTGAAGACCTGATGCCCATTTCTTCTACCAGAATATTGAAAGGTGAGATCGACAACAACGGAACAAGACTTACAACTATCAAGATCAATGTGGGCTCTCAAAACAACATAAAAATAGAGGCTACGAAAAAAGTATTTTCTTCAATATTCAAAAATTATGATGTTACTGGCGTAATGGTGAATTCTGGCACATCTGCACAGCCTTTTAACTCAGACACTTTGAAAGGTGCTATTAATCGTGCTAAAAAGTGTATTAAAGATGCAGATTATGGAGTTGGCATTGAGGCTGGACTACTGTGGAACAATCAG
It includes:
- the yjjX gene encoding inosine/xanthosine triphosphatase, with product MKVVLGGTFSQIHKGHMKLLDKAFEIGDFVFIGLTSDLYVRDHKILNILSYEDRESALKQVVEKYGKKYVIVPINDKYGASISSDFDVIVVSRETYKTAIEINKIRANKNLKPLNIVTVDYIMAEDLMPISSTRILKGEIDNNGTRLTTIKINVGSQNNIKIEATKKVFSSIFKNYDVTGVMVNSGTSAQPFNSDTLKGAINRAKKCIKDADYGVGIEAGLLWNNQLNYYFDVHYAAILDKYGTMTYGHSSGFAYPKELIEILKSESDIYSALEKYTNVKNIGRSAGMAGFFSQNMITRSDLVEQAIIMAMIPRLSWVYYYH